A genome region from Clupea harengus chromosome 7, Ch_v2.0.2, whole genome shotgun sequence includes the following:
- the LOC116221066 gene encoding uncharacterized protein LOC116221066 gives MFEQERDGTTSELQQLRERITQLQAENERLSSAPGDGAGRSGSTSRNAAQPVQREQAFYLPRERRCPKFSGSAVAGSLSVDEWVEEAESCIRSRYMPDVEKAMFLYDHLEGEAKNEIKYRPVAIRENPVEIITILKEVYGCSKSYVYWQQRFFDRKQRESESLFEFSHVLMELMEKVKQSNKDAITNPDTVLRDQFCENVHDHMLRRELKRAVRASESTTLLDVRREATRWVEEGQKGRERSLRPPGRANETPYTSQCESTVAQSSQNTFVQSSEMAELKDIVLRQQAQLDLLVKHLSQPTSRPYAAQPPREGHFKRTPDGQPICIRCDQPGHIARYCQSAPPPHNSRPVSHTLHDNSTYQSVPHVSSSNSQAGN, from the coding sequence ATGTTCGAACAGGAGAGAGACGGAACGACTTCGGAGCTGCAGCAACTGCGAGAACGGATTACTCAGCTTCAAGCTGAAAATGAGAGACTGTCTAGTGCACCAGGTGATGGAGCTGGCCGAAGTGGCAGCACAAGCAGGAATGCTGCACAGCCAGTCCAAAGAGAGCAGGCATTCTACCTGCCCCGTGAGAGACGATGCCCTAAATTCTCAGGTTCTGCAGTAGCAGGGTCGTTATCTGTGGACGAGTGGGTCGAGGAGGCCGAAAGCTGCATTAGGTCAAGGTACATGCCTGATGTAGAGAAAGCAATGTTTTTATATGACCATCTCGAAGGTGAAGCCAAAAATGAAATCAAGTATCGTCCCGTAGCTATCAGGGAAAACCCTGTTGAAATCATTACAATTTTAAAAGAGGTATATGGTTGTAGTAAGTCTTATGTATACTGGCAACAACGTTTTTTTGACAGAAAACAGAGGGAAAGTGAATCTTTATTTGAGTTTTCGCATGTACTTATGGAACTCATGGAGAAGGTTAAGCAGTCCAACAAGGATGCAATCACTAATCCCGACACAGTGCTCAGGGAccagttttgtgaaaatgtccaTGATCACATGTTAAGAAGGGAACTCAAGCGGGCAGTGCGGGCTAGTGAGAGTACAACGTTGTTAGATGTACGTCGTGAGGCAAccaggtgggtggaggagggtcAGAAGGGTCGTGAGCGTAGTCTTCGTCCTCCAGGGCGGGCCAACGAGACACCCTATACAAGTCAGTGTGAGTCTACTGTTGCTCAATCTTCCCAGAACACTTTTGTACAATCCTCTGAGATGGCCGAGCTTAAGGATATCGTCTTAAGACAGCAAGCCCAACTAGACCTATTAGTCAAGCATCTAAGCCAACCTACCAGCAGGCCCTATGCCGCCCAACCCCCTAGGGAAGGCCATTTTAAGCGTACTCCTGATGGGCAGCCTATCTGCATTCGGTGTGACCAGCCCGGACATATAGCCCGGTATTGTCAGTCTGCTCCCCCTCCCCATAATAGTAGACCTGTCTCCCATACGCTACATGATAATTCCACCTATCAGTCAGTGCCTCATGTCAGCAGTTCCAATAGCCAGGCGGGAAACTAA
- the gck gene encoding hexokinase-4 isoform X2: MTGGRCGMDPHTMEKVDQILSEFLLKKEELREVMGRMQQEMERGLRLETHNEASIKMLPTYVRSTPEGSEVGDFLALDLGGTNFRVMLVKVGEDEEKGWKVETKYYMYSIPEDAMTGTAEMLFDYIAECISDFLDKHQIKHKKLPLGFTFSFPVRHEDLDKGILLNWTKGFKASGAEGNNVVGLLRDAIKRRGDFEMDVVAMVNDTVATMISCYYEDRSCEVGMIVGTGCNACYMEEMRTVELVEGEEGRMCVNTEWGAFGANGELEEFRLEYDRVVDETSLYPGQQLYEKLISGKYMGELVRLVLLKLVNEDLLFNGEASDLLKTRGSFETRFVSQIESDLGDRKQIFNILSTLGVLPSELDCDIVRLACERVSTRAAHMCGAGLAGVINRMRERRSQEALKITVGVDGSVYKLHPRFQERFHKIVRELTPNCDITFIQSEEGSGRGAALISAVACKMAACILTH, from the exons ATGACCGGAGGGAGATGTGGGATGGATCCACATACCATGGAAAAG gTGGACCAGATCCTGTCTGAGTTCCTGCTGAAGAAGGAGGAGCTGCGGGAGGTGATGGGGAGGATGCAGCAGGAGATGGAGCGCGGCCTCCGCCTGGAGACGCACAACGAGGCCAGCATCAAGATGCTGCCCACCTACGTCCGCTCCACTCCAGAGGGTTCAG AGGTGGGTGACTTTCTGGCTCTGGACCTCGGAGGCACCAACTTCAGGGTGATGCTGGTGAAGgttggagaggatgaggagaaaggCTGGAAGGTGGAGACCAAGTACTACATGTACTCCATCCCAGAGGACGCCATGACGGGCACTGCGGAGATG CTCTTTGACTACATCGCTGAGTGCATCTCAGACTTCCTGGACAAACACCAAATCAAACACAAGAAACTTCCTCTGGGGTTCACCTTCTCATTCCCCGTGCGGCATGAGGACCTGGATAAG gGCATTCTGCTGAACTGGACCAAAGGGTTTAAGGCATCTGGGGCCGAGGGGAATAACGTGGTGGGATTGCTGAGAGATGCCATCAAACGGAGAGGG GACTTTGAAATGgatgtggttgccatggtgaatgACACAGTGGCCACCATGATTTCCTGTTACTATGAGGACCGCAGCTGTGAAGTGGGCATGATTGTTG GCACTGGCTGTAATGCGTGTTACATGGAGGAGATGCGGACCGTGGAGCTggtagagggggaggagggccGCATGTGTGTGAACACGGAGTGGGGTGCGTTTGGGGCCAACGGCGAGCTGGAGGAGTTCCGTCTGGAGTATGACAGAGTGGTGGACGAGACGTCCCTCTACCCTGGCCAGCAGCT GTATGAGAAGTTGATCAGTGGCAAGTATATGGGCGAGCTGGTGCGACTGGTGCTGTTGAAGCTGGTGAATGAGGACCTGCTGTTTAATGGCGAGGCCTCCGACCTCCTCAAGACCAGAGGGAGCTTTGAGACACGCTTTGTCTCACAGATTGAGAG TGACTTAGGGGACAGGAAACAGATCTTCAACATCCTGAGCACGCTCGGAGTTCTGCCATCTGAGCTGGACTGTGACATTGTGCGTCTAGCGTGTGAGCGAGTGTCCACACGCGCCGCCCACATGTGCGGAGCCGGGCTGGCCGGCGTCATTAACCGTATGAGGGAGCGCCGCAGCCAGGAGGCGCTAAAGATCACTGTGGGTGTGGATGGCTCTGTCTACAAACTGCATCCTCG GTTTCAAGAACGGTTTCACAAAATTGTGCGGGAACTGACACCAAACTGTGACATAACTTTCATCCAGTCGGAGGAAGGAAGTGGACGAGGCGCTGCATTGATCTCGGCAGTGGCTTGCAAGATGGCAGCTTGCATCTTGACCCACTAA
- the gck gene encoding hexokinase-4 isoform X1: MLCVSTYREQPLAMPCTYKSVLEKVLMVDQILSEFLLKKEELREVMGRMQQEMERGLRLETHNEASIKMLPTYVRSTPEGSEVGDFLALDLGGTNFRVMLVKVGEDEEKGWKVETKYYMYSIPEDAMTGTAEMLFDYIAECISDFLDKHQIKHKKLPLGFTFSFPVRHEDLDKGILLNWTKGFKASGAEGNNVVGLLRDAIKRRGDFEMDVVAMVNDTVATMISCYYEDRSCEVGMIVGTGCNACYMEEMRTVELVEGEEGRMCVNTEWGAFGANGELEEFRLEYDRVVDETSLYPGQQLYEKLISGKYMGELVRLVLLKLVNEDLLFNGEASDLLKTRGSFETRFVSQIESDLGDRKQIFNILSTLGVLPSELDCDIVRLACERVSTRAAHMCGAGLAGVINRMRERRSQEALKITVGVDGSVYKLHPRFQERFHKIVRELTPNCDITFIQSEEGSGRGAALISAVACKMAACILTH; the protein is encoded by the exons ATGCTCTGTGTCAGTACATATCGTGAGCAGCCACTGGCGATGCCGTGCACATACAAGTCCGTTCTGGAGAAGGTCCTCATG gTGGACCAGATCCTGTCTGAGTTCCTGCTGAAGAAGGAGGAGCTGCGGGAGGTGATGGGGAGGATGCAGCAGGAGATGGAGCGCGGCCTCCGCCTGGAGACGCACAACGAGGCCAGCATCAAGATGCTGCCCACCTACGTCCGCTCCACTCCAGAGGGTTCAG AGGTGGGTGACTTTCTGGCTCTGGACCTCGGAGGCACCAACTTCAGGGTGATGCTGGTGAAGgttggagaggatgaggagaaaggCTGGAAGGTGGAGACCAAGTACTACATGTACTCCATCCCAGAGGACGCCATGACGGGCACTGCGGAGATG CTCTTTGACTACATCGCTGAGTGCATCTCAGACTTCCTGGACAAACACCAAATCAAACACAAGAAACTTCCTCTGGGGTTCACCTTCTCATTCCCCGTGCGGCATGAGGACCTGGATAAG gGCATTCTGCTGAACTGGACCAAAGGGTTTAAGGCATCTGGGGCCGAGGGGAATAACGTGGTGGGATTGCTGAGAGATGCCATCAAACGGAGAGGG GACTTTGAAATGgatgtggttgccatggtgaatgACACAGTGGCCACCATGATTTCCTGTTACTATGAGGACCGCAGCTGTGAAGTGGGCATGATTGTTG GCACTGGCTGTAATGCGTGTTACATGGAGGAGATGCGGACCGTGGAGCTggtagagggggaggagggccGCATGTGTGTGAACACGGAGTGGGGTGCGTTTGGGGCCAACGGCGAGCTGGAGGAGTTCCGTCTGGAGTATGACAGAGTGGTGGACGAGACGTCCCTCTACCCTGGCCAGCAGCT GTATGAGAAGTTGATCAGTGGCAAGTATATGGGCGAGCTGGTGCGACTGGTGCTGTTGAAGCTGGTGAATGAGGACCTGCTGTTTAATGGCGAGGCCTCCGACCTCCTCAAGACCAGAGGGAGCTTTGAGACACGCTTTGTCTCACAGATTGAGAG TGACTTAGGGGACAGGAAACAGATCTTCAACATCCTGAGCACGCTCGGAGTTCTGCCATCTGAGCTGGACTGTGACATTGTGCGTCTAGCGTGTGAGCGAGTGTCCACACGCGCCGCCCACATGTGCGGAGCCGGGCTGGCCGGCGTCATTAACCGTATGAGGGAGCGCCGCAGCCAGGAGGCGCTAAAGATCACTGTGGGTGTGGATGGCTCTGTCTACAAACTGCATCCTCG GTTTCAAGAACGGTTTCACAAAATTGTGCGGGAACTGACACCAAACTGTGACATAACTTTCATCCAGTCGGAGGAAGGAAGTGGACGAGGCGCTGCATTGATCTCGGCAGTGGCTTGCAAGATGGCAGCTTGCATCTTGACCCACTAA
- the myl7 gene encoding myosin regulatory light chain 2, atrial isoform produces MPYIKHLSARLVCWALTDTQHTNTVTNMASKKAAAKRGKTAQRGSSNVFSMFEQSQIQEFKEAFGCIDQDRDGVIKKQDLKETYSQLGKLNVPDEELEGMLAEGKGPINFTVFLTLFGEKLNGTDPEETILNAFKLFDPNGTGFVNKDEFKRLLMNQADKFNAEEVEQAFSVAPIDVSGNIDYKSLCYIITHGDEKEES; encoded by the exons ATGCCATACATAAAACACTTATCAGCTAGGCTTGTGTGCTGGGCGCTCACAGAtacacagcacaccaacacaGTAACCAACATG GCCAGTAAGAAAGCAGCAGCCAAGAGAGGCAAGACCGCACAGAGAGGCTCCTCAAATGTGTTCTCCATGTTTGAACAGTCTCAGATACAGGAGTTCAAGGAG GCTTTTGGTTGCATTGATCAAGATCGAGATGGTGTCATCAAAAAACAAGACCTGAAGGAAACCTATTCACAACTGG GGAAGCTGAATGTACCGGATGAGGAGCTGGAGGGCATGTTGGCAGAGGGTAAAGGTCCAATCAACTTCACGGTCTTCCTCACGCTCTTTGGAGAGAAACTCAATG GAACAGATCCAGAAGAGACTATCCTTAATGCCTTCAAACTCTTTGACCCCAATGGGACAGGATTCGTCAACAAGGATGA GTTCAAAAGGCTTCTTATGAATCAAGCAGACAAATTCAATGCTGAAGAG GTGGAACAAGCTTTTTCTGTAGCGCCAATTGATGTGAGCGGCAACATTGACTACAAGTCCCTCTGTTACATCATCACACATGGTGATGAGAAGGAGGAGTCATAA
- the LOC105903592 gene encoding synaptobrevin homolog YKT6: MKLFSIGLFYKEGTKTNLLKAAYELSSFSFFQRSSVQEFMAFTCSLIVERSACGSRSSVKEKEYMCHAYVRDDGLSTVVVADSEYPQRVAFSLIDKVLDEFTCQVDSSRWTTGSPDTIRYTGLDSYLAKYQNPKEADALTKVQAEVEETKVILHNTMESLLQRGEKLDDLVQRSEHLGDTSKAFYKTARKHNSCCKMM; encoded by the exons ATGAAGCTTTTTAGTATTGGTCTGTTCTACAAAGAAGGAACCAAAACCAACCTGTTGAAAGCTGCTTATGAGTTGTCATCATTTAGTTTCTTTCAAAGATCAAG TGTACAAGAGTTTATGGCCTTCACTTGTTCTCTAATTGTTGAGCGCTCTGCGTGTGGCAGTCGGTCTTCAGTCAAAGAAAAAG AGTACATGTGTCATGCCTACGTGCGGGATGACGGCCTCAGCACTGTGGTGGTCGCTGATAGCGAGTATCCACAGAGGGTTGCCTTCTCACTTATAGAcaag GTGCTGGATGAGTTCACCTGTCAAGTAGACTCCTCGAGGTGGACCACAGGTTCTCCAGATACAATTCGTTACACTGGACTGGATTCTTACCTTGCTAAATACCAG AATCCAAAAGAAGCTGATGCACTTACAAAAGTACAGGCTGAGGTTGAAGAGACCAAAGTCATTTTG CACAACACCATGGAGTCCCTGCTGCAGAGGGGTGAGAAGCTGGATGATCTGGTGCAGAGGTCTGAGCATTTGGGAGACACGTCCAAAGCCTTCTACAAGACT GCACGCAAGCACAATTCCTGCTGCAAAATGATGTGA